Proteins found in one Nostoc sp. NIES-3756 genomic segment:
- a CDS encoding putative quinol monooxygenase, with the protein MTTQTLRVVARIVALPDKVEELKAILLGLIEPTRQEVGVIKYELLQNQSDPTDFTFVEEWASAEALDTHLASAHLQAAADKLEGVVAAPPDIHRYNLLA; encoded by the coding sequence ATGACTACTCAAACTCTTCGTGTTGTTGCTCGTATTGTAGCCCTACCAGATAAAGTGGAAGAACTTAAGGCTATATTGTTAGGACTGATTGAACCAACTAGGCAAGAAGTTGGTGTGATTAAATATGAACTTTTACAAAATCAATCTGATCCCACGGATTTTACCTTTGTAGAGGAATGGGCATCTGCGGAGGCGCTGGATACTCATTTAGCCTCAGCCCATCTACAAGCAGCCGCAGACAAGCTGGAGGGGGTGGTAGCAGCGCCACCAGATATCCATCGCTATAATCTATTAGCTTAG